From Homalodisca vitripennis isolate AUS2020 chromosome 1, UT_GWSS_2.1, whole genome shotgun sequence, the proteins below share one genomic window:
- the LOC124355947 gene encoding uncharacterized protein LOC124355947, which yields MARILFGLGLLYIFVVVSRTQDISGAVNSASATVRDISSTASDAVSNTAFNAVSGTVGFVEDVLIQPSDVNEAVGGLLTTTNKTTTDLGTAVQRLGNDLTSGLMSIFAKLTQSG from the exons ATGGCACGTATTCTTTTTGGATTGGGTTTGCTCTATATTTTTGTGGTG GTATCGAGAACCCAGGACATCTCTGGGGCCGTGAATTCTGCAAGTGCCACGGTGAGGGACATCTCATCTACAGCCTCGGACGCAGTCTCTAACACAGCCTTCAATGCTGTGAGTGGCACAGTGGGTTTCGTCGAAGACGTTCTCATACAGCCCAGCGACGTCAATGAGGCGGTGGGAGGTCTACTGACTACTACCAATAAGACCACCACTGATCTCGGAACTGCTGTTCAGAGATTGGGCAACGACCTTACCAGTGGACTTATGTCCATCTTTGCGAAACTGACCCAAAGTGGTTAA